One Coffea eugenioides isolate CCC68of chromosome 2, Ceug_1.0, whole genome shotgun sequence genomic window, CCACAAGCCCAAATTTTGCTCCACCATCTCGAGCTTTGACAGATAGTGATGATGCAGTGTATGTTGCTTTGGGGAAAGAAGTCAAAGAGGCAGAGTTGACATTATCGTGGGCATTGCATAATTGTGGAGGGAGGAAAACTATCATTCTTCATGTTCATCAGCCTGCCCAGAAAATTTCCATGAGTAATGAATTatgatattattattttctttgaattgaTTACAAAAATTGCCTTTGCCGGTATTTGTTTTTCTGGGATTGCTTGATTATGGTTTGAATTTTGGTGGGGTTTTGAGTTAAgttttatttggtcaaatataAACTGGAAATTAAAAAGTTTTTTGGTTTGCTTGCTTAATTGTATTAGGAGGAACATGATCATCATTGGTTCatgttgtttgtttgttttctgTTTGAAAACTTGACGAGAGATTGTACTTTAGTCCTTTTTGGATTAGGGAATTGGGACAGCAGTGGAAatcaattcctttttttttcttgcttatgTATGTGTGGAAGATGTTCTGAAGCCATTGATCTTGCTTCCCCTGCTGCTGATAAAGAACAGAAATTAACTGAATGTGGTCTAAACCTCTGAATCCTCCTTAAAAATGGGTTTCTAATCCGCTTGACATAAAATTTCTGTGTTCTTCATGAGTAACTGAAGACATGTTTTAGCAGATAGAAATGtgctttaatttttcttttgatgtgTATTCTTTATGATCAAATCAACTCATTTTGGTATTTCATATTTTGCAAGAGTTTACAGTACGTAatgttttgggaaaaaaaaaatatttacagaGAGTCTTTGTATTCCTATTTTGTTAGCTGTTCTCTACATTAAGCCTTGTCTGGTTTGCTGCCTTGTCTCTCATCCTTCACCTGATTTATAATGTAATAAGGGAACTATTCCATATCAAGATGACAGTTATTTAACACccagagagagagggagggagagagagagtaaCTTGGATAGCTTCTTGATTAGCTTATTAACTAACCATTCCTAATTCAAACTTGAAAGAAGAATGTCTTTGCAGTAAGTGATGGTTCAGAAAGAATCACCTATGCATTGCTCGCATTGCTCATGTGGTGCATAATTTAGCACAACTTGGTTAAATGTGTCAGCTGTCAATCGTGAAATCAAGGTTCTTGTTGAGTGATGAACGACATTATCATGTGTCAGATATGTCAATCTAAGTGtatctaaaatgtcattcttgGTTTGTAGTGGGTGCAAATGTTCCCATTAGTAGGCTGGAGGAATATCGAGTTAGAGCACATCATGAAGCCGAGAGGCAAGATATGCAAAAGCTCCTTGACAAGTACATGTTGATTTGCAAGAAAGCAGGGGTATTGTCCTTCACTCTCTTTCTGTAGGTTTTGTTCATTGAACTCTTTTTGTTCTTTGACTGACTATATGTAATTATTAAAATCCTAATTCTGTTTTTCCACTGAGTAGATGGAAAACTAAAATTGTTGTGTTACTATAGCACCAACAGCCAATTAGGACGCTCAGtactctgttttctttttttttaataaaggtGCAAGTGGATAACCTATACATTGAGATGGACTCCATTGAAAAGGGCATTGTAGAGCTAATTTTACTGCATTGTATCAAGAAGCTTGTAATGGGAGGTGCAGCTAAAGGACATTATTCAAGGTAAAAACCTTATATTTATCTTATATTCTTTTGGTGACATTTTAAACTCATCTTAGCCACCGGGCCTCCATTTCTTCCTTAGAAGTTTTATGAAACAGTAAAGTAAATCCTAGTTGGCATAGAATTACCAAGAACACTTTAGTCTCAGGAGAGTTGAAGAAGACTACCCCTATAAGCTCAGCTGGCTGGGACCTTATTTGGGTACCATAAGGCTTCTGGTTCGACAATCAAgccctccccttcccctttccTCTTGTAAGGATAAGGTTTACAGTCTCTGTtgaaccaaaggaaaagaagggcaACTTGAACACtagaaaatttattaattaCAGGTTCACAGAAAAATTCCTTTGCTTCCTGAAAGTCAAACCTCTTTGCCTTTTCCATCAATTAACTGATCAGCTGCagtcttttcacttttctttatATTTCTCCTCTTTTGGGGTGCTGGGTGGAAGGAGGCTGTTAGGAAAATAAATTATGAAACAGAAATGCTACATAAAGAAATTACATGGTGTGCAAAGGAATATTTGTGATGCCCTTGTGGAGCTTCTCCACCATTTTGGAGCACCCATTGCTTATTCTCGACTGGGTGAGTTGACTCAATTCTTTAGTGCGGTATATCTTTTTTAGTGTGCATGTTGAAAAATTCAACAAATATGCTTTCAAATGATTCATTGGTGTGATTACAATCTCATTTCTGCTTGCAGTTATCATAGAAATAAATGAATACACTAGCTACATCTTTTGTTAACAAGATTACAGTTGATATGTGCTATCATATTATATAAGCATTATGTTACTTGTAATGATGATGTGAATACATCTGTTTCTAATGTTAAGCAATTGATTCAGGAAGATGATGGAGCCTAGGTCTAAGAAAGCCATCTATGTGCGGCAACAAGCACCTAGTTTCTGTCAAATTCGGTTTATATGCAAAGGGCACCTGATTCATACAAGGTATTTCTTCTGATAGTCTTCCTCATGTCTTCTAGTGAGCTTTCATCCAGAGAAGTAAATAAGGGTGTATAACATGACTAATAGATGGACCATCTGCTTGTGATCATTTCTTAAAAAACAGATATAGCCTGGAAGTTTTGAGAATTCTTAACTTAATTTGCTGAAATTTTACCTGGCAGCAAGTTTCGGAATAACTATCTCTTTGGTTTTGCTTGATGATTAGTAGTTCAAGTTCTGATCTATGCAGGGAAGGTACACCAAGTGGGGTCAACATGGAGGGTATGTCTCCATTACTTCAGCCTTGTCCAAGTGGAGACAACTTGGAGGTTATGTCTCAATCATTTCAGGCTAGTCTGAGTGATGAAACTGGACAATCTCATTCCTTAAGATCCAGATCTGTTCCCCAGGGGGAGAATGGCCAATTACTCTCATCATTGTCAGTTCCTGACCATCGTAGGGTAGTGTCTGACAATCATGCCCTGAAATTCACAGGAGTTTCTCCCCGTGACGGCCTTGGAGGTGTATCACCTCATAGTAGGTCAAGTGTCCAACAGAGCTCTGATGGTTGGGACGGGAGACCACAGAGAAGTCATTCACTGGCTTCacgtttttcttcttcttcatcaagTGAAATAATTGAAGATTTAGCCTCACTCTCCATTCCTCGGATGGTGGGGAGTGGAAATGAGTTGGATGCCCCACTTCATTCTGATGAGGATTACTGCAGTTTGTCTCCTTCTCCCCTAGTCACAGTAAGTAAAAAGAAGATCATTCTGTCATGGTCGTTGATAACATGTATGGAGTTATCACTATCTAATATTTGCATGTGATGAGAAAGTGCTAAAAGTTATACAAGTGTATATCTAATTGTTGGGACATCCATACTGTTTTATTCCTTGTGACATGAGTTTTTCTTTCTGATATTCGTGAACTTAAGTTATCCATTTGAGTCGTTCTGTCCTTTTCCAGGAAGGGAATATGCATGATGAACTCTACAACAGACTCCAACAATCTATGGAGGATGCGGACATTTCTAGGCGAGAAGCATATGAAGAATCAATGAAGCATAGGAAAGCTGTAAAAGAGGCTATTGAGGCTGCCAGATGGGTAAGCTTCTATTTGCAATCATCTTTTGCAACGGTAACAGTTAATTTTGTATGTTGTCATTCAAATGACGTTAAGTCCTCTTACTTGGACACTTATAATTTTGGTGAACAATGCTAGCTGGTGAAATTGTTTCTCTCATTCTAACCTTTATGCAAATTTTATAAGGTATCTCATTGTTACTTGGACGGATTTTAATTCAGCAGAGATTAGATAAGTGATTACAAcctgttcctttttttttttcctattttggGGGCAAAATTTTGGTATTTGAATTTCTATTTgaagtaaaaaaatatattaaagaGAACATTATACTCTGAGAATCAGTTTTGTATAGAGCTCAGATTAAAAAATTCTATTAACAATCATGACTCCTAAAGTGAAGCAGTCttcaattttaattcttttaacagGCTAGAGCATCAGAAGCTAGGTACTCAGAGGAATTCAGACTGAGAAAAGAAGTTGAGGAAGCGCTAGtaaagcacaaggaagaaattgaaaacATGCAATATCAActagatgaaatcaagaataAGCTCCAAGTTGCTATGGAACAGAAATCCTCTCTGGAGTCCCAAATTGCAACTTCTGATAAGACAGTAGAGGATTTGAAACAGAAAATGTTCGCTGCCATTGACCTATTGCAAAAATTCAAGATTGAAAAAGATAATTTACAGGTTGAGCGTGACAACGCAGTCAGGGAAGCTGAGGAGCTGAAAATAAAGCAAGCTGAGGAGGCCTCAAGCGCATCCATATCTTGTTTCTTTTCTGAATATTCCATCTGCGAAATTAACGAAGCAACTCACAATTTTGATCAGGAATTGAAGATAGGTGAAGGGGGTTATGGAAGTGTCTATAAGGGTCATCTTCATCACACTCAAGTAGCTATAAAAGTTCTGCACCAGCATAGCTCACAGGGTCCCTTGGAGTTTCAACAGGAGGTTTGTAACTTAAActcctttcttttttgaaatCAGAGATAACTCACATTCTTTTCTGAAATCAGAGATAACTCACATTCTTTTTTGGTAATGAAGATTGGTTTTACTCTCGTAGGTAGAGTTGTAAGACAACCATCTCTAGTTATACTCGTAATATTTTAAATTGAACTTCATCCTTTGGTTTCTACGAAAGGATTGGCTTAGTCTTGAGAACATTTATTAGGACCGCGGAAACTGTCTGtctttctttgaatttttaAAAGAGGAAGCATGTTGCCTACTGGCCAGTAGTCCTATACATTTCTTAGTCTTGATTGCCCTCAACCTGGGACTGTCTGGTTTTCTGAAAGATTGAACATTCAATTGAAATCTGGTGACAATTAAGATTTTCTTCGTGCAAGTGGCGTTTTTAGGAAGCAGAGCATTGAAACAGGCCTAGGCTATAAAGGCTGTTTTTATTATCTATACAACAAATAAAGTGGGAGCCTTGGGTTCAGTGTAAACAATTTTTTGTCACCTTTTTAACTTCATTTTTACCCTCACAAAAACTAATTGTTACCCTAACCACAACCAATTTTCATTCTAACTACCAAAGCACATGTTCCCATAAGCACTTTATTATGGCTAATTATTGTTGAATTCCAGCCctgcttcttttccttttcattgtTCTATGTGATACCATTTTATGTGGTTCCTTAACTTGATTGGCAGCCCAGAAACATCATAAGCAACCCCATTCCATTAGCTTTGATGTGTGCTGGATCCAATCATAGTACTTTCTACTACATGAACCCTTTGTTTATGGTCTTGTAGAGGTGAAGTCTGTGCCGCTCAAGTAAGTGAGCTCTTTGTTTATTTTCATGTAATGGCTAAATGCATTGTATAGACACTTCTGTGAGTTGATCTCATTTTAGGCAATCAAGTGCATAGGGAGTCTACTGTAGTGTTATTGCAGGGATGATGGTGAACCTTTAATGCACATAAACTGGATGTATTGAACATGGAGCTGCAGACGATCTTTTTACTCTTCTTTTAGTCATCCTTCTTAATCAAATGTATTGGACAACATGATTGGTTGAAGTATTCTGTTCAGTGGAATCTAGAAAGAGCTAattccccccttttttttttttttttttttttctaaatcttGTTAGGTAGGCATTTTGAGTACATTGAGGCATCCGAACATTGTCACGCTTATAGGAGCTTGCCCAGAAACTTGTTCCCTCATCTATGAGTATCTTCCCAATGGAAGCCTTGAAGATAGACTCACCTGCAAGGATAATACACCCCCGCTATCATGGCAAACTCGAATTCGTATTGCTTCAGAGCTCTGTTCTGCTCTCATCTTCTTGCATTCTTGTAGCCCTAGAGGCATTATCCATGGTGATATAAAACCGGCAAATATTTTGCTTGACAACAATTTTGTTAGCAAGCTCTGTGACTTTGGAATGTGTCGTGTTCTTGGGGAAGATAAATTTTCAGACAACAACACTTCACTGTGCTGCAGAACGGACCACCCAAAAGGCACTCTTGCATACATAGACCCTGAATATCTTGCGACTGGAGAGCTAACTACAAAGTCAGATGTCTATtcatttggaatcattttattgAGGCTGTTAACTGGGAAGTCTGCACTGGGGATATATAAGGAAGTTGAGTATGCGTTAAATAAAGGAAACTTGAAAGATATCTTGGACTCAACTGCCGGGGACTGGCCATTTGTGCAAGCGCAACAGTTGGTTCACTTAGCAATGAGGAGTTGTGAGATGAGTCGAAAGACCCGTCCTGAACTTGCTTCAGAGATCTGGAGGGTGCTCGAACCAATGAGAACATCTTGTGGGGCATGTTGTTCTAGGTTGATATTCGAGGAGCAGTCTCAGATGCCATCTTACTTCATTTGTCCCATCTTTCAGGTATGTATAGCTTGTTTTGATCTTTGAAATTCCCTAACCATGCGCTCCAATTTTTGTCTTTTCCTTCTTGATATAACAATAGAACCCATGTACTGCATCTTGTCTAGCCATCACTAATCTGTACATGTCAGATTGAGAGAGTTAGCTTGCTAAACTATACTCTATTTTCTATCCATCTGTTTATAGTTTCTAGGAACTTTTCATTAGTTGTTGGTCGTTTTAATGGGTGAGATATTATTTTCTTGGCTTGGCTCACACTTGTAGGAGGTTATGCAAGATCCTGTAGTTGCAGCTGATGGGTATACATATGAAGCAGAGGCTTTAAAAGGATGGTTGGACAGCGATCATGACACTTCACCCATGACAAACCTCAAACTGGCGCATCGCAATCTTGTGCAGAACCATGCTCTTCGATCTGCCATTCAGGAGTGGTTACAGAAACGGTAAACCTTAAAATAGTGCAACAACAAATTGTTCTTGCATTTTGTCATACTTCCTTTTTTCTAAATTAATATACGTTGCTTTTGAATTTTCTATAACCATGTATAGTGTAGAGAAATATGTAGGCAGCATATGTACTTAGCTAGTAGCTACATTATAAAATATTCGGCGGAAGCAGTGCCGAGGAGCCGGAGTTGTTTATTTtgtgaataaaaaaaaaatcgttgTAATTGGATCTTAATTTCTCTTTTAGAAACTAATTTTATTGATCTCAGTTTGGATTAAAATTTACGCaccccaaaattttcaaaccttttcttttagggataatttcagatacctcccctgaggtttctaacagtCTCACTCCCctcccctatagtttcaaaaataCCACTAACTTCCCCTAAAACTAAATAGGCAGTCTCAAAGTAGACCCaattaaaaaatacaaacaataaaaaaatgggAAACTGGAGAGAGGAACAACTATATACCACAAATGCCCTTATTATCTTGCATTAATGAGCTAATCTCATATGAGCTAATCCTATGAAGAATCATATGTCCGGGACCAACCGACCATCGGACTAATTAAATTCCACTGCTTTGTGTCAGATTATTGGCACACACAGACAAAGGATAATGAAGCTGATATATAAGAATGATAAGAGCGTACACTTCATCTAATTGACTCCAGCGTTCAAGAATGCGAATAAATCCATGATGCAGCAGAAAATGGTTTAAGCCTCATGGCTTCCACACAATGGTTGTTTCTGCAATCATGGAAGTCACAACATAAGGATCCATGTTTGAAGCAGGCCTCCTGTCCTCGAAATAACCTTTGCCAGCCTTCTCTGTGTCCCTGCCAACCCTTACAGAGGCTCCGCGATTTGCTACACCCCATGAGAAAAAGTGTTATTGTCTGCTGTTTCATGCTTCCCAGTAAGACGTCGTTCATTAATTGCCTTCTCCATAAGCAGCAATATGATCCTTGTGCCTCAATTTAAGCTTTTCAATAGCCTTCTTTATAACATCGAATCCTCTCTCACTTCTCATCGACCTGGTACTGTAATTATTATGAGTACCAGCACTATTCCAGTCACCCTGAATGGGTTTTGGATCAAAAGAGAGGACCACTCCAACAATTTCAGTTATCCTCTCTAGAATGTAGCGAGCCATCCAAAGCTCATCGCCAGCAGAGATGCCGACGGCAGGACCAACTTGGAACTCCCACTGCCCTGGCATAACTTCTCCATTGATGCCACTTATGTTAATGTCGGCATAGAGACAGGCTTTATAATGTGAGTTAACAATGTCACGACCAAAAGCCTTGTCAATAGTATGGTCCCTGTGGTCCAGGATATCCTCCGACCGGCCATCCAATAGGCCAATTAACTTCCTTCGGCAGCAAGGTATATTCTTGCTCAATTCCATACCAAGGTTCCTCTGCAACTACTTCAGGACTGCTAAATATCTTT contains:
- the LOC113760862 gene encoding U-box domain-containing protein 33, yielding MALLTSVTEIPQRIERIRYPAVDLRGLSMSSSSSEIVEERSSSTSSSTTSPNFAPPSRALTDSDDAVYVALGKEVKEAELTLSWALHNCGGRKTIILHVHQPAQKISMMGANVPISRLEEYRVRAHHEAERQDMQKLLDKYMLICKKAGVQVDNLYIEMDSIEKGIVELILLHCIKKLVMGGAAKGHYSRKMMEPRSKKAIYVRQQAPSFCQIRFICKGHLIHTREGTPSGVNMEGMSPLLQPCPSGDNLEVMSQSFQASLSDETGQSHSLRSRSVPQGENGQLLSSLSVPDHRRVVSDNHALKFTGVSPRDGLGGVSPHSRSSVQQSSDGWDGRPQRSHSLASRFSSSSSSEIIEDLASLSIPRMVGSGNELDAPLHSDEDYCSLSPSPLVTEGNMHDELYNRLQQSMEDADISRREAYEESMKHRKAVKEAIEAARWARASEARYSEEFRLRKEVEEALVKHKEEIENMQYQLDEIKNKLQVAMEQKSSLESQIATSDKTVEDLKQKMFAAIDLLQKFKIEKDNLQVERDNAVREAEELKIKQAEEASSASISCFFSEYSICEINEATHNFDQELKIGEGGYGSVYKGHLHHTQVAIKVLHQHSSQGPLEFQQEVGILSTLRHPNIVTLIGACPETCSLIYEYLPNGSLEDRLTCKDNTPPLSWQTRIRIASELCSALIFLHSCSPRGIIHGDIKPANILLDNNFVSKLCDFGMCRVLGEDKFSDNNTSLCCRTDHPKGTLAYIDPEYLATGELTTKSDVYSFGIILLRLLTGKSALGIYKEVEYALNKGNLKDILDSTAGDWPFVQAQQLVHLAMRSCEMSRKTRPELASEIWRVLEPMRTSCGACCSRLIFEEQSQMPSYFICPIFQEVMQDPVVAADGYTYEAEALKGWLDSDHDTSPMTNLKLAHRNLVQNHALRSAIQEWLQKR